In Triticum aestivum cultivar Chinese Spring chromosome 5B, IWGSC CS RefSeq v2.1, whole genome shotgun sequence, the following proteins share a genomic window:
- the LOC123111021 gene encoding uncharacterized protein, whose protein sequence is MTYEATRGYYTSRLLTACNLLASNMIVTHSKVRNRLLQNAVAILWVKVLILLMVASYKEKEVRDGNTCFKCSPLIRDAANKENLWEALLYKHISTVSKDMAPWGIMPTKQARDDDADH, encoded by the exons ATGACTTATGAGGCTACCAGAGGCTACTACACCTCCAGATTATTGACAGCCTGCAACTTACTTGCTTCCAACATGATAGTAACACATTCTAAGGTTCGTAATCGGCTACTTCAGAACGCTGTTGCTATTCTGTGGGTAAAGGTCCTCATTTTGTTGATGGTGGCATCTTACAAAGAAAAG GAAGTTCGAGATGGGAACACTTGTTTCAAATGCTCTCCTCTCATTCGCGATGCTGCCAACAAGGAAAACCTCTGGGAAGCTCTGCTG TACAAACACATCAGCACAGTGAGTAAGGATATGGCACCTTGGGGAATAATGCCTACAAAGCAAGCCCGGGATGACGATGCTGATCACTAG